Proteins encoded by one window of Martelella endophytica:
- a CDS encoding ABC transporter substrate-binding protein: protein MRLNFARSAALIAIVAASAAATQVKAEDVEVLHWWTAGGEAAALNVLKENLQEQGIGWEDMPVAGGGGEQAMTVLRARVTAGNPPAAVQMLGFDITDWAAEGALSNLNDIAAEENWDEVVPEALQKFSKYDGNWVAAPVNVHSTNWVWANKSILDELGIEQPQTWDELIAALDKVKASGKVAIAHGGQPWQDATIFDAVVMATGGPEFYQASMIDLDPEALGSDTMKEVFDRMTVLRGYVDDNFSGRDWNLASAMVINDEAAFQFMGDWAKGEFLKAGLTPDEDFLCFRFPGTQDQVTFNSDQFAFFNQGGEPTAEQVALAKAIMSPEFQSAFNVVKGSVPARTDVSDEAFDACGKKGMKDLAAAASSGNLFGSMAHGHANPASVKNAMYDVITAQFNGEYDSETATQELVDAVSIAQ from the coding sequence ATGCGTTTGAACTTTGCAAGAAGTGCAGCTTTGATTGCGATCGTCGCGGCTTCGGCCGCAGCCACCCAGGTCAAGGCCGAGGACGTCGAAGTCCTGCACTGGTGGACGGCCGGTGGCGAAGCTGCCGCGCTCAACGTGCTCAAGGAAAACCTGCAGGAACAGGGCATCGGCTGGGAAGACATGCCGGTGGCTGGCGGCGGCGGCGAACAGGCGATGACCGTGCTGCGCGCCCGCGTCACGGCCGGTAACCCGCCGGCAGCCGTGCAGATGCTCGGCTTCGATATCACCGACTGGGCCGCCGAAGGCGCGCTCTCAAACCTGAACGACATCGCGGCGGAGGAAAACTGGGATGAAGTGGTGCCTGAAGCACTGCAGAAATTCTCCAAATATGACGGCAACTGGGTCGCAGCCCCCGTCAACGTCCACTCCACCAACTGGGTCTGGGCCAACAAGTCGATCCTCGATGAACTCGGCATCGAGCAGCCCCAGACCTGGGACGAGCTGATCGCAGCTCTCGACAAGGTCAAGGCCTCCGGCAAGGTCGCGATCGCCCATGGTGGTCAGCCCTGGCAGGACGCGACGATCTTCGATGCCGTGGTGATGGCGACCGGCGGGCCGGAATTCTACCAGGCCTCGATGATCGACCTCGATCCCGAAGCGCTCGGCTCCGACACGATGAAGGAGGTCTTCGACCGTATGACCGTTCTGCGCGGCTATGTCGACGACAACTTCTCCGGTCGCGACTGGAACCTGGCGTCCGCCATGGTCATCAACGACGAGGCCGCCTTCCAGTTCATGGGCGACTGGGCAAAGGGCGAATTCCTCAAGGCCGGGCTGACCCCGGACGAGGATTTCCTGTGCTTCCGCTTCCCCGGCACCCAGGACCAGGTGACCTTCAATTCGGACCAGTTCGCCTTCTTCAACCAGGGCGGCGAACCGACGGCGGAGCAGGTCGCGCTTGCCAAGGCGATCATGTCGCCGGAATTCCAGTCGGCCTTCAACGTCGTCAAGGGCTCGGTGCCGGCGCGCACGGATGTCTCGGACGAGGCCTTCGACGCCTGCGGCAAGAAGGGCATGAAGGATCTGGCGGCGGCAGCCTCCTCCGGTAACCTGTTCGGTTCCATGGCCCACGGCCACGCCAACCCGGCCTCCGTGAAGAACGCCATGTATGACGTGATCACCGCCCAGTTCAACGGCGAATACGATTCCGAAACGGCCACGCAGGAACTGGTCGACGCGGTGTCGATCGCGCAGTGA